From the Colletotrichum lupini chromosome 10, complete sequence genome, one window contains:
- a CDS encoding S4 domain-containing protein, translating into MRGRKPRWYNLAKPKIRQSWNKYNLFNLATFKLKRNRTSRTFFQQKWTAKSMTRGYHGAHVKEAEWSRNFSRRLFSAVDMPPEYLAKHDGSEHSAGRGSGLHAEPGSEDLTPTAYHFSKLEEARQRREADNRFARVKADPQTEMLARPVREMTPYMQMAFAPLERRLDVAIFRAMFASSTLQAKQFCTHGAVKVNGKVMRYGAYKLNPGDMFQVDVDNVLFATGRAKTPNHALWLAGKDYQSLNDAGKPNKSAAKEGASEQESGDAALEAAEVDAAVEEVDAAAESGEAATEAAEAAADGEEGSQLSEEEKSKQLQKQLKSLVRSVKTFLSDKDGLKPSKKRQLRTFMAEAKRVLSTSGRVTDDAVATLDHEGVMNNLTALLKDFKLEGNKVEAVASPEAEGQEQAADHSKPTSAKEKAETEAVTDLISSKDVRNALSGLSKAEQKAFAELLRKHAENPIDESKPYWTPWQPRRYMSPFAFIPRYLEVNQNICAAVYLRHPVARRGLAEVPTPFTYETNQLAFNWYLRRG; encoded by the exons ATGAGAGGTAGAAAGCCAAGGTGGTATAACCTGGCGAAGCCA AAGATTCGTCAGTCATGGAATAAGTACAATCTTTTCAACCTCGCCACATTCAAGTTGAAACGAAACCGAACCTCGAGAACCTTCTTCCAGCAGAAATGGACAGCCAAGTCAATGACCCGTGGCTACCACGGCGCGCACGTCAAGGAGGCGGAATGGTCACGCAACTTCTCCCGCCGCCTCTTCTCCGCCGTCGATATGCCGCCTGAGTACCTCGCCAAGCACGACGGATCAGAGCACTCGGCCGGCCGCGGTTCCGGTCTGCACGCCGAGCCGGGATCAGAGGACCTCACGCCAACCGCATACCATTTCTCTAAGCTCGAAGAAGCCAGGCAACGGAGAGAAGCTGACAACAGATTTGCAAGAGTCAAAGCTGATCCTCAGACCGAGATGCTTGCCCGTCCCGTCCGGGAAATGACGCCCTACATGCAAATGGCTTTCGCCCCCCTCGAGCGGAGGCTGGACGTTGCCATCTTCCGCGCAATGTTCGCCAGCAGTACGCTCCAGGCAAAACAGTTCTGCACACACGGCGCCGTCAAGGTCAACGGCAAAGTC ATGCGCTACGGTGCCTACAAGCTCAACCCCGGCGACATGTTCCAGGTCGATGTCGACAATGTTCTCTTCGCCACCGGTCGGGCCAAGACCCCCAATCACGCACTCTGGCTCGCTGGCAAAGACTATCAATCCCTGAACGACGCCGGCAAACCCAACAAATCCGCGGCTAAAGAGGGCGCGTCAGAACAGGAATCTGGCGACGCAGCGCTCGAGGCTGCCGAAGTCGATGCCGCCGTCGAAGAAGTTGACGCCGCCGCAGAAAGCGGCGAGGCCGCCACCGAAGCAGCAGAAGCAGCGGCCGATGGGGAGGAGGGAAGCCAGCTCTCTGAGGAAGAAAAGTCCAAGCAGCTCCAAAAGCAGCTCAAGTCGCTCGTCCGCTCAGTCAAGACCTTCCTCAGCGACAAAGACGGCCTCAAACCCAGCAAGAAGCGCCAGCTTCGCACCTTCATGGCCGAAGCTAAGCGCGTCCTCTCCACCTCGGGCCGCGTGACAGACGACGCCGTCGCCACACTCGACCACGAGGGCGTGATGAACAACCTCACCGCCCTGCTCAAGGACTTCAAGCTCGAGGGCAACAAGGTCGAGGCTGTCGCCTCCCCGGAAGCAGAGGGTCAGGAACAAGCGGCCGACCACTCCAAGCCGACGAGCGCCAAAGAAAAGGCAGAGACCGAGGCGGTCACGGACCTTATCTCCTCAAAGGACGTCCGCAACGCGCTCAGCGGCCTCAGCAAGGCCGAGCAGAAAGCCTTTGCCGAGCTTCTGCGCAAGCATGCCGAGAACCCCATTGACGAGTCTAAGCCCTACTGGACCCCCTGGCAGCCGCGCCGCTACATGTCGCCCTTTGCCTTCATCCCGCGCTACCTCGAGGTGAACCAGAACATTTGCGCCGCCGTTTACCTCCGTCACCCTGTCGCACGGCGCGGTCTGGCCGAGGTGCCCACACCCTTCACCTACGAGACGAACCAATTGGCGTTCAACTGGTACCTGAGGAGGGGCTGA
- a CDS encoding septin, which produces MADEGSPATSPPPSAPTSPPVEEPSSDSYQAGGAPSAPSSDLRNIVRRKLTGYVGFANLPNQWHRKSVRKGFNFNVMVVGESGLGKSTLVNTLFNTSLYPPKERKGPSLDIIPKTVTIQSISADIEEAGVRLRLTVVDTPGFGDFVNNDESWRPIVDNIEQRYDAYLDAENKVNRMNIVDNRIHACVFFIQPTGHSLKPLDIEVMRRLHTKVNLIPVIAKADTLTDEEIANFKSRILSDIKHHGIQIFEGPRYELDDEETIAENNEIMSKVPFAVVGATNEITNADGRKVRGRSYPWGVIEVDNEEHCDFVKLRQMLIRTHMEELKEHTNNSLYENYRTDKLIGMGVSQDPSVFKEVNPAVKQEEERALHEQKLAKMEAEMKMVFQQKVAEKESKLKQSEEELYSRHREMKEQLERQRMELEEKKQRVESGRPIEKEGKRKGFSLR; this is translated from the exons CTGACGAAGGTTCTCCTGCTACCTCCCCGCCGCCCTCGGCGCCCACTTCGCCCCCTGTCGAAGAGCCCTCATCTGACTCCTACCAAGCTGGCGGTGCCCCTTCGGCTCCTTCCAGTGATCTTAGGAACATTGTTCGCCGCAAGCTTACTGGCTATGTCGGCTTTGCCAACCTGCCTAACCAATGGCACCGCAAGAGTGTCCGCAAGGGCTTCAACTTCAACGTGATGGTTGTTG GTGAATCTGGACTCGGAAAGTCGACCCTAGTCAACACTCTCTTCAACACTTCTCTCTACCCTCCCAAGGAGCGCAAGGGCCCTAGCTTGGACATCATCCCGAAGACGGTTACCATTCAGTCCATCAGCGCCGACATCGAGGAGGCTGGCGTCCGCCTTCGCTTGACCGTGGTCGACACCCCTGGATTCGGCGACTTCGTCAACAACGATGAGTCCTGGCGCCCGATTGTCGACAACATTGAGCAGCGTTACGACGCCTACCTCGACGCCGAGAACAAGGTCAACCGCATGAACATCGTCGACAACCGTATCCACGCCTGCGTGTTCTTTATCCAGCCCACTGGTCACTCCCTCAAGCCCCTTGACATCGAGGTCATGCGCCGCCTTCACACCAAGGTCAATTTGATTCCCGTCATCGCCAAGGCCGATACCCTGACCGACGAGGAGATTGCCAACTTCAAGTCCAGA ATCCTCTCCGACATCAAGCACCACGGTATCCAAATCTTCGAGGGCCCGCGCTACGAGCTTGACGATGAGGAGACCATCGCCGAGAACAACGAGATCATGTCAAAGGTTCCCTTCGCCGTCGTTGGTGCGACTAACGAGATCACCAACGCCGACGGCCGCAAGGTCCGCGGACGTAGCTACCCCTGGGGTGTCATCGAGGTCGACAACGAGGAGCACTGCGACTTCGTCAAGCTCCGCCAGATGCTCATTCGGACGCACATGGAGGAGCTCAAGGAGCACACCAACAACAGCCTGTACGAGAACTACCGTACCGACAAGCTCATTGGCATGGGCGTGTCGCAAGACCCCAGCGTTTTCAAGGAGGTCAACCCCGCTGTCAAGCAGGAGGAGGAGCGCGCCCTGCACGAGCAGAAGCTTGCCAAGATGGAGGCCGAGATGAAGATGGTCTTCCAGCAAAAGGTTGCCGAGAAGGAGAGCAAGCTGAAGCAGAGCGAAGAGGAGCTCTACTCCCGCCACAGAGAGATGAAGGAGCAATTGGAGCGCCAACGCATGGAGctcgaggagaagaagcaacGAGTTGAGAGCGGCCGGCCCATCGAGAAGGAAGGCAAGCGGAAGGGCTTCTCACTCCGTTAA
- a CDS encoding La domain-containing protein has product MSAAEETKPIEAVAAEAPVTVEEPAQVEETATAEEKPEVKPAESEAKEADIIKTTAQIDQKTHANNVKFDPSLLKETDDPVEIRKQVEFYLSDSNLPHDKFLWELVGGFDNKPIPLKTITNFKRMRRFQPYSAVVAALKESTQVNIAGEEGEETIQRKQAYTSGNDKFNARCVYVKGFGDEEPTTQFDLESFFQQYGPINSVRLRRTNEKLFKGSVFVEFPDEEAAQKFLALDPKPKWKEHDLKMMPKIDYVKEKSALILAGKLEPNTSRRFFEGKEGDSRGGRGGRGRGGRGGNFGNDDWKQRRDHDQKNGFRGGRGGRGGRGRGRGGDRRGGRGGRDNRENRRDPNEVTNDRNAGKPTIQATNGNGEAVAEDKNSNGKRGREEDGAAQPEAKKVDTKTDVVA; this is encoded by the exons ATGAGCGCCGCCGAGGAGACCAAGCCCATCGAGGCTGTTGCCGCCGAGGCGCCCGTCACGGTCGAGGAGCCTGCACAGGTTGAGGAGACTGCTACGGCCGAGGAGAAGCCCGAGGTCAAGCCCGCCGAGTCCGAGGCAAAGGAGGCCGACATCATCAAAACGACCGCCCAGATCGACCAGAAGACCCACGCCAACAATGTCAAGTTTGACCCCTCTCTCCTCAAGGAGACAGACGATCCTGTTGAGATCCGCAAGCAG GTCGAGTTCTACCTGTCGGACAGCAACCTTCCCCACGACAAGTTCTTGTGGGAGCTTGTTGGAGGATTCGACAACAAGCCTATCCCCCTTAAGACCATCACCAACTTCAAGCGTATGCGCCGCTTCCAGCCCTACTCTGCTGTCGTCGCTGCGTTGAAGGAGAGCACGCAGGTCAACATCGCTGGCGAGGAGGGCGAGGAGACTATCCAGCGCAAGCAGGCTTACACCTCTGGTAACGACAAGTTCAACGCCCGCTGCGTCTACGTCAAGGGATTCGGAGATGAGGAGCCCACTACCCAATTCGACCTCGAGTCCTTCTTCCAGCAGTATGGACCCATCAACTCCGTTCGTCTCCGCCGCACCAACGAGAAGCTCTTCAAGGGCTCCGTCTTTGTCGAGTTCCCCGACGAGGAGGCGGCTCAGAAGTTCCTCGCTCTGGACCCCAAGCCTAAGTGGAAGGAACACGACCTGAAGATGATGCCCAAGATTGACTACGTGAAGGAGAAGTCCGCTCTCATCCTCGCCGGCAAGCTCGAGCCCAACACCTCCCGCCGATTCTTCGAGGGCAAGGAGGGTGATAGCCGCGGTGGCCGCGGTGGTCGCGGCAGAGGTGGCCGTGGCGGTAACTTCGGAAACGACGACTGGAAGCAGCGCCGCGACCACGACCAGAAGAACGGCTTCCGGGGTGGCAGGGGCGGACGCGGTGGACGCGGCCGTGGCCGTGGTGGTGACCGCCGTGGTGGCCGTGGTGGACGTGACAACCGAGAGAACCGTAGGGATCCCAACGAGGTCACCAACGACCGCAACGC TGGCAAGCCTACCATCCAGGCTACGAACGGCAACGGTGAGGCCGTCGCGGAAGACAAGAACAGCAACGGCAAGCGCGGACGCGAGGAGGACGGCGCCGCCCAGCCTGAAGCCAAGAAGGTCGACACCAAGACCGACGTCGTCGCATAG
- a CDS encoding major facilitator superfamily transporter, which produces MADSSNSPHSIQQGSYDEEDRSTTPQRTTLRQQVERHITAASEKQVEEKQTDSSRHSSSSDDSDSNSEHSASVLNGVRSSRSRSLSRTVSEVRDGIENRRDLERGEELDLEKTPTTRTARDPNLVTWDGPNDPGNPKQWSMKRKWAAVFCISCFTLLSPVSSSMVAPALEAIGSDLNITSSFEKALALSIFVLAYAVGPLAWGPLSELYGRVIVLQLTNLFYMFFNLGCGLAQTKSQMIAFRFLAGLGGSAPLAIGGGVLGDLFEAEQRGKAISIYSLMPLLGPAIGPIAGGFITQNTTWRWIFYSTTILTAVIQSIGFFVLQETFAPVLLTRRKKRLIKETGNTALHTDFDHPDRTITRTLGIAFTRPFRLLGTQPLVQCLALYMMYLYGLMYLVLSTFPTLWTGEYGESVGISGLNYISLGLGFFIGAQTCAPLQDRIYAALKRRYVPDGGPGRPEFRVPMMIPGAVLVPMGLIIYGWTSQYHTHWIWPNIGATLFSAGVIIGFQCIQGFLVDTYTRYAASAVAAATVLRSLAGFGFPLFAPSLYNKLDYGWGNTLLALLGVVIGWPGPLLLWKFGPRLRKKSQYAAG; this is translated from the exons ATGGCGGACTCAAGCAACTCGCCACACTCAATCCAACAAGGCTCATACGATGAGGAGGATCGATCCACAACCCCCCAGCGCACGACGCTGAGACAGCAGGTCGAGAGGCACATCACCGCAGCGTCTGAGAAGCAAGTCGAGGAAAAGCAGACAGACTCTTCACGGCACTCGTCATCATCAGACGACAGCGACAGCAACTCAGAACACAGCGCAAGCGTCCTCAACGGCGTACGGAGCTCGAGGTCAAGATCCCTGTCGAGGACGGTGTCTGAAGTAAGAGATGGTATCGAGAACAGACGAGACTTGGAACGCGGCGAAGAACTCGATCTCGAGAAGACCCCGACGACGAGAACCGCTCGAGACCCGAACCTTGTGACATGGGATGGTCCGAACGACCCTGGAAACCCAAAGCAATGGTCCATGAAGAGGAAATGGGCCGCAGTCTTTTGCA TATCATGCTTCACACTGCTCTCGCCAGTCTCCTCATCCATGGTTGCACCCGCTCTGGAGGCCATCGGATCCGACCTCAACATCACGAGTTCCTTCGAGAAGGCCCTCGCCCTGTCCATCTTCGTTCTCGCCTACGCCGTAGGACCGCTAGCATGGGGTCCTTTGTCAGAGCTCTACGGCCGTGTCATTGTCCTCCAGCTCACGAACCTCTTCTACATGTTTTTCAACCTCGGATGCGGTCTCGCCCAGACAAAGAGCCAGATGATCGCCTTCCGCTTCCTTGCAGGCCTCGGCGGCTCAGCACCCCTAGCTATCGGTGGCGGCGTCCTAGGCGACTTATTCGAAGCTGAACAACGTGGCAAGGCAATCAGCATCTACTCTCTCATGCCGCTCCTGGGCCCGGCCATCGGCCCCATCGCCGGCGGCTTCATCACCCAGAATACGACGTGGCGCTGGATCTTCTACAGCACCACCATCCTCACGGCTGTCATCCAGTCCATCGGCTTCTTCGTCCTGCAGGAGACTTTCGCGCCGGTGCTCCTCACGCGGAGGAAGAAGCGCCTCATCAAGGAGACGGGCAACACGGCGCTGCACACCGACTTTGACCACCCGGACCGCACCATCACGCGAACCCTCGGCATCGCCTTCACCCGGCCCTTCCGCCTTCTCGGCACGCAGCCTCTGGTTCAGTGTCTCGCCCTTTACATGATGTACCTCTACGGGCTCATGTACCTCGTGCTCTCGACCTTCCCCACCCTCTGGACGGGCGAGTACGGCGAATCCGTCGGCATCAGCGGCCTCAACTATATCTCCCTCGGTCTCGGCTTCTTCATCGGCGCGCAGACGTGTGCCCCGCTCCAGGACCGCATTTACGCCGCCCTCAAGCGCCGCTACGTTCCCGACGGCGGACCGGGACGCCCCGAGTTCCGCGTGCCGATGATGATTCCCGGCGCTGTACTCGTGCCGATGGGTCTCATCATCTACGGCTGGACGTCGCAGTACCACACGCACTGGATCTGGCCCAATATTGGCGCGACGCTGTTCAGCGCCGGCGTGATTATCGGGTTCCAGTGTATTCAGGGCTTCTTGGTAGATACGTACACGCGGTATGCTGCTAGTGCCGTCGCGGCGGCGACGGTATTGAGAAGTTTGGCTGGGTTCGGGTTCCCCTTGTTTGCGCCGAGTTTGTACAACAAGTTGGATTATGGCTGGGGAAACACGCTGCTTGCGCTGTTGGGTGTTGTTATCGGGTGGCCTGGCCCGCTGTTGCTTTGGAAGTTTGGACCGAGGTTGAGGAAGAAGAGTCAGTACGCTGCTGGCTGA